In one Bacillus sp. PK3_68 genomic region, the following are encoded:
- a CDS encoding sulfite exporter TauE/SafE family protein translates to MDWSFGWLAALFFIGFIGSFLSGMVGIGGAIIKYPMLLYLPPMLGFGAFTAHEVAGISAVEVLFASLTGVWAYRKSDYLNKKLIMYMGIAVLAGSFVGGFGSEHLAESTVNVIYGLLAALAAIMMFIPRKNVDNRSMEEVEFNKWLASFSALIIGIGAGIVGAAGSFLLVPIMLVVLKIPTRMTIASSLAITFISSIGSAGGKLMTGQVMFVPALVMIVASVIASPLGAKAGQKMNIKVLQWLLAILIAATAIKIWMDILM, encoded by the coding sequence ATGGATTGGTCATTCGGATGGCTGGCAGCTCTTTTTTTTATTGGCTTTATTGGTTCTTTCCTGTCAGGGATGGTTGGAATTGGCGGCGCTATAATTAAATATCCAATGCTTTTATACCTCCCGCCCATGCTTGGCTTTGGCGCTTTCACTGCTCATGAAGTGGCGGGTATCAGTGCAGTGGAAGTGCTTTTCGCTTCGCTGACCGGCGTGTGGGCCTATCGGAAAAGCGATTATTTAAACAAAAAATTAATTATGTATATGGGGATTGCCGTGCTCGCCGGAAGTTTTGTCGGAGGATTTGGTTCGGAACATCTGGCGGAATCGACGGTCAACGTTATATATGGCTTACTGGCAGCCCTTGCTGCAATCATGATGTTTATTCCGCGGAAAAATGTGGATAATCGGTCGATGGAGGAAGTAGAGTTTAATAAATGGCTTGCTTCTTTCTCTGCTCTTATCATAGGGATCGGTGCCGGGATTGTCGGAGCGGCCGGCTCCTTTTTACTTGTGCCGATCATGCTCGTAGTTTTAAAAATCCCGACAAGAATGACGATTGCCAGCTCACTCGCAATCACATTTATTTCGTCGATTGGTTCGGCGGGTGGGAAGCTGATGACCGGACAAGTGATGTTTGTCCCGGCGCTTGTGATGATTGTTGCTAGCGTGATCGCCTCGCCGCTCGGCGCCAAAGCGGGACAAAAAATGAATATCAAAGTGTTGCAGTGGCTGCTGGCAATCTTAATAGCAGCTACGGCTATTAAAATATGGATGGATATCTTAATGTAA
- a CDS encoding rhodanese-like domain-containing protein, with protein sequence MTLIFYLILAIFIFITIKNMMPAAGVRNAAADELKKEIRKKDKQWIDVRTPGEFKASHIKGFKNLPLQQLSARIKELDPEREVVVMCQSGMRSRKAARLLKKKGFKKITNIAGGITTWK encoded by the coding sequence ATGACGCTTATTTTTTATCTTATATTAGCTATCTTTATTTTTATAACCATTAAAAATATGATGCCGGCTGCAGGAGTGCGCAATGCCGCTGCTGACGAGTTAAAGAAGGAGATAAGAAAGAAAGATAAACAATGGATTGATGTCCGGACACCTGGAGAATTTAAAGCCAGTCATATCAAAGGCTTTAAAAACCTTCCGCTGCAGCAGCTATCTGCGCGCATAAAAGAACTAGACCCTGAAAGAGAAGTTGTTGTTATGTGCCAAAGCGGTATGCGCAGTCGGAAGGCAGCCCGCCTACTAAAGAAAAAAGGATTTAAGAAGATTACGAACATAGCAGGTGGTATTACCACGTGGAAATAG
- a CDS encoding metal-sensitive transcriptional regulator — MEYGKDLKNRLKRIEGQVRGVMGMMEEGVDCTAVVTQLSAIESAISRAMGLIVSRNLEQCVRANIEQGEPTDSLVKEAVNLLVKSR; from the coding sequence GTGGAGTACGGCAAAGACTTGAAAAACCGATTGAAACGCATTGAAGGACAAGTGCGCGGGGTCATGGGCATGATGGAAGAGGGAGTAGACTGTACAGCCGTTGTTACGCAGCTAAGCGCAATAGAGAGTGCAATCAGCCGTGCAATGGGCCTCATTGTCAGCCGGAATTTAGAGCAGTGCGTACGTGCGAATATCGAGCAGGGAGAACCGACAGATTCTCTTGTAAAAGAGGCAGTTAACCTGCTTGTAAAGAGCCGTTAA
- a CDS encoding glutaredoxin family protein, whose translation MNKVTVYSTNTCPYCTMMKNFLKEQGIPFTEVNVQQDRQAAQRLVETTGQMGVPQTEINGQWILGYDPDAVMELLK comes from the coding sequence ATGAACAAAGTAACCGTCTATTCAACAAATACTTGTCCATATTGCACGATGATGAAAAACTTTCTAAAGGAACAAGGTATCCCGTTTACTGAGGTGAATGTTCAGCAAGATCGGCAAGCTGCACAGAGACTTGTAGAAACGACAGGACAAATGGGAGTACCACAGACAGAAATAAACGGTCAGTGGATTCTTGGTTATGATCCAGATGCCGTGATGGAGCTGCTTAAATAA
- a CDS encoding MBL fold metallo-hydrolase, which yields MFFRSYFDEKLAQYSYMVACQKTGEAIVIDPARDITPYVETAKKEGFRLTAATETHIHADFVSGARQLANDYGVTLYLSDEGDENWKYQYTDHLSAKLVKDGDVFMIGNVEFKVMHTPGHTPESISFILTDRGSGSAEPMGIFTGDFVFVGDVGRPDLLEKAAGVKGTAHSGAAQMYESIQKFKQLPDYLVVWPGHGAGSACGKSLGAVPLSTVGYEKANNWALQEMDKEQFQKELLKDQPEPPKYFAVMKKVNKVGPAVLTNETIPYVESYESLEQYLSQEDIIVIDTRFGNEFAQGHIEGTINLPYTKIFTNWAGWILDYDKKLVVIAAREQTTEIQHSLESIGLDKIVAFASPRTVSEAPDLEKYINIDVDQLKAQYEKDDVYVVDIRQQGEWEAGHIPTAHHYMLGYLEEEAANLPKDKKIIVHCQSGARSAIGTSLLQAKGFKNVENMASGFAGWKKENGPIVQL from the coding sequence ATGTTTTTTCGTTCTTATTTTGATGAAAAATTAGCTCAATATTCTTATATGGTCGCTTGCCAGAAAACAGGAGAAGCCATCGTGATTGACCCAGCGCGTGATATTACGCCTTATGTAGAAACAGCAAAAAAAGAGGGCTTCCGGTTAACAGCAGCAACTGAAACGCATATCCATGCTGACTTTGTTTCCGGAGCGCGCCAGCTGGCAAATGATTATGGTGTGACATTATATCTATCAGATGAAGGGGATGAAAATTGGAAATACCAGTACACTGATCACCTTTCTGCTAAGCTTGTAAAAGATGGCGATGTTTTCATGATTGGAAACGTGGAATTTAAAGTAATGCATACTCCTGGACATACCCCAGAAAGTATTTCTTTTATTTTGACAGACAGAGGCAGCGGTTCAGCTGAGCCAATGGGTATTTTCACAGGAGATTTTGTCTTTGTTGGTGATGTTGGCCGTCCGGACTTATTGGAAAAAGCAGCTGGAGTAAAAGGAACAGCTCATTCCGGAGCCGCACAAATGTATGAATCCATTCAAAAGTTTAAGCAGCTGCCGGATTATTTAGTTGTCTGGCCGGGGCATGGTGCCGGAAGTGCCTGCGGCAAATCGCTTGGTGCAGTTCCGCTCTCAACGGTTGGCTATGAAAAGGCGAACAACTGGGCCTTGCAGGAAATGGATAAAGAACAATTTCAAAAAGAACTGCTGAAAGATCAGCCAGAGCCTCCAAAGTATTTTGCGGTCATGAAAAAAGTTAATAAAGTCGGCCCTGCTGTGCTAACGAATGAAACAATTCCGTATGTAGAAAGCTACGAAAGCTTGGAGCAATATTTAAGTCAGGAAGATATCATTGTCATTGACACCAGATTCGGCAATGAGTTTGCTCAAGGACACATTGAAGGTACGATCAACTTGCCGTATACAAAAATCTTCACAAACTGGGCCGGCTGGATTCTTGACTATGATAAAAAGCTTGTCGTCATTGCAGCAAGAGAACAAACAACTGAAATTCAGCATTCTCTTGAGTCCATTGGGCTTGATAAAATTGTGGCATTTGCCAGCCCAAGAACAGTAAGTGAAGCACCTGATCTCGAAAAGTATATAAACATTGATGTTGACCAGTTAAAAGCTCAATATGAAAAGGATGATGTCTACGTAGTGGATATTCGTCAACAGGGAGAATGGGAAGCCGGACATATTCCAACCGCCCATCATTATATGCTTGGCTATTTGGAAGAGGAGGCAGCCAACCTGCCGAAAGATAAGAAGATTATTGTTCATTGCCAATCCGGGGCCCGTTCTGCAATCGGCACAAGTTTGCTCCAGGCAAAGGGATTTAAAAACGTCGAAAACATGGCAAGCGGTTTTGCCGGCTGGAAAAAAGAAAACGGCCCGATTGTACAACTATAA
- a CDS encoding CsbA family protein, with amino-acid sequence MVGKMIMAMFLPGFLVVFFTRVTFNHFLGLGLTVALIAASAYKGYTHTWPLIIIDAASLTIGFWLSNLMMKKRKQPK; translated from the coding sequence ATGGTAGGTAAAATGATAATGGCAATGTTTTTGCCCGGCTTTCTCGTTGTTTTTTTTACGAGAGTAACATTTAACCATTTTTTAGGCCTGGGCTTAACTGTTGCTTTAATTGCAGCCTCTGCTTATAAAGGATATACACACACATGGCCACTCATTATTATTGATGCTGCTTCATTGACGATAGGTTTTTGGCTGTCCAATCTGATGATGAAAAAAAGAAAACAACCTAAATAA
- a CDS encoding YfbR-like 5'-deoxynucleotidase translates to MGIHNYFKSLSDLEQLFRLPGKFKYQSHNVAAHSFKVTKIAQFLATIEELEGMEVNWRALYEKALNHDYAELFTGDIKTPVKYATKELKDLFSQVEEQMAKKFVEQEFPEELQGIYLERFKEGKDDTLEGRILSVADKIDLLYESFGEILKRNPEPLFLEIYKEALSTIMEFSDLNCVKYFIKNILPDMLSEEFIPYNELNYMTEMIVKKYEKK, encoded by the coding sequence ATGGGGATACATAATTATTTTAAGAGTTTGTCGGACCTGGAGCAGCTGTTTAGGCTGCCGGGAAAGTTTAAATATCAATCGCATAACGTAGCAGCACATTCATTTAAGGTAACAAAGATTGCTCAGTTTTTAGCAACGATTGAAGAATTAGAGGGAATGGAGGTAAATTGGCGGGCCCTGTACGAGAAAGCTTTGAACCATGACTATGCAGAGTTGTTCACAGGAGATATTAAAACGCCTGTGAAATATGCTACCAAGGAATTAAAGGATTTGTTTTCACAAGTAGAAGAGCAAATGGCAAAAAAGTTTGTTGAGCAGGAGTTTCCAGAAGAATTGCAAGGCATTTATCTAGAACGATTTAAAGAAGGAAAAGACGATACACTGGAAGGGCGAATTTTGTCAGTAGCAGATAAAATTGATCTGCTGTATGAATCTTTTGGGGAAATTTTAAAGCGCAATCCGGAACCGCTTTTTTTGGAGATTTACAAAGAAGCCCTATCCACGATTATGGAATTTTCCGATTTGAATTGTGTAAAGTATTTTATCAAGAATATCTTACCAGATATGCTTTCTGAAGAATTTATTCCGTACAATGAATTGAATTACATGACAGAAATGATTGTTAAAAAATATGAAAAAAAGTAA
- a CDS encoding undecaprenyl-diphosphate phosphatase: MNLWELFVALILGLVEGATEFAPVSSTGHMIIVDDILLKSKDLFSEPVANTFKVVIQLGSILAVVFVFKDRILNLLGLQKSSGTANQTGSRLTLVHIFIGLIPAMVLGLAFEDYIDEHLFSINTVLIGLVAGALLMLAADWLAPGRVKAETVDDITYKQAFLMGLFQCIALWPGFSRSGSTISGGVLLGMSYRAAADFTFIMAMPIMAGASAVSLIKNWEYFTIDVLPFFIVGFISAFIFALLSIRFFLALINKIKLTPFAIYRIVIAAVIYFVFL; the protein is encoded by the coding sequence ATGAATTTGTGGGAACTATTTGTTGCTCTAATCCTCGGACTTGTGGAGGGGGCAACCGAATTTGCTCCTGTGTCTTCTACAGGGCATATGATTATTGTAGATGATATTTTGCTGAAATCGAAGGACTTGTTTTCAGAGCCGGTGGCTAATACATTTAAAGTAGTCATCCAGCTGGGCTCCATCTTAGCTGTTGTCTTTGTCTTTAAAGACCGAATCCTTAATCTGCTTGGATTACAAAAAAGCAGCGGGACAGCTAACCAAACCGGCTCAAGGCTGACATTGGTGCACATTTTTATCGGACTAATCCCTGCAATGGTACTCGGACTAGCATTTGAAGATTATATCGATGAACATCTGTTTAGCATAAACACCGTATTAATCGGACTCGTTGCCGGTGCCCTGCTCATGCTTGCAGCGGACTGGCTTGCGCCGGGACGGGTGAAAGCAGAAACGGTGGACGATATTACGTACAAGCAGGCTTTTCTCATGGGCTTATTCCAATGTATAGCCTTATGGCCCGGCTTCTCCCGCTCTGGTTCTACTATTTCCGGGGGCGTCTTGCTTGGCATGAGCTACCGAGCAGCGGCGGACTTTACATTTATTATGGCCATGCCGATCATGGCAGGAGCGAGCGCTGTGTCTCTCATTAAAAATTGGGAATACTTTACGATCGATGTTCTTCCGTTTTTTATCGTCGGTTTTATCAGTGCCTTTATCTTTGCCCTGCTATCCATCCGCTTCTTCCTGGCACTTATTAATAAAATCAAATTGACGCCGTTCGCCATCTACCGGATTGTTATTGCAGCTGTTATTTATTTTGTATTCTTGTAA
- the pdhA gene encoding pyruvate dehydrogenase (acetyl-transferring) E1 component subunit alpha codes for MRQILNHKGEITAPSYESVINEGLVKKFYRQLICMRTLDRKAKSLQRQGRLGTYPPFEGQEAAQVGSAFALAEDDWMFPTYRDHAASITFGKSYAILSSWNGRVEGNLPPEGKKILPPSVPIATQLPLAAGAAMAAKFKGTSEAVIAYFGDGATSEGDFHEGLNFASVYQAPVVFFNQNNGYAISLPISKQMNSKTIAQKAISYDIPGVRLDGNDIFAVYFETAAALERARSGGGPTLIEAVTWRYGAHTTADDPSKYRDQKESEERREYDPVIRLERFMKNNSYWDDEWVQRVHDEAAEEIEEAVKEMESMPPPDVNDIYDYIFETPTWTIEEQKKQYLKHLRGGIVKC; via the coding sequence ATGCGGCAAATCCTTAACCATAAAGGAGAGATAACAGCCCCCTCCTATGAAAGCGTTATCAATGAAGGATTAGTAAAGAAGTTTTATCGACAGCTAATCTGTATGAGAACATTGGACCGCAAAGCTAAGAGCCTGCAACGCCAGGGCCGGCTAGGTACATATCCACCATTTGAAGGCCAGGAAGCCGCACAGGTTGGCAGTGCATTTGCCCTTGCTGAAGATGACTGGATGTTTCCAACCTACCGTGACCATGCGGCTAGCATTACGTTTGGAAAGTCCTATGCCATTTTATCCTCGTGGAATGGAAGAGTAGAAGGCAACCTTCCTCCAGAAGGGAAAAAAATATTGCCGCCATCTGTACCTATTGCCACTCAGCTTCCTCTTGCTGCTGGAGCCGCAATGGCGGCCAAATTTAAAGGCACGTCGGAAGCAGTAATCGCTTATTTTGGTGACGGTGCTACGTCTGAAGGAGATTTTCATGAAGGCTTGAATTTCGCTAGCGTTTATCAGGCGCCGGTCGTTTTCTTTAATCAAAACAATGGCTATGCTATTTCACTTCCTATTTCAAAACAAATGAATTCGAAGACGATTGCTCAAAAAGCAATCTCTTATGATATACCCGGTGTCCGCTTAGATGGAAATGACATCTTCGCCGTTTACTTTGAGACGGCGGCCGCACTTGAACGTGCTCGCAGTGGCGGAGGGCCGACGCTAATTGAAGCTGTTACGTGGCGATATGGCGCTCATACAACAGCTGATGACCCAAGCAAATATCGCGATCAGAAAGAAAGTGAAGAACGGCGTGAATACGATCCTGTGATCCGTCTTGAACGGTTTATGAAAAATAACAGCTATTGGGACGATGAATGGGTTCAACGTGTGCATGACGAAGCTGCAGAAGAAATCGAAGAAGCAGTGAAAGAAATGGAGTCCATGCCTCCTCCAGATGTAAACGATATTTATGATTATATATTCGAAACACCTACATGGACGATTGAAGAGCAAAAGAAACAATATCTGAAACACTTGCGGGGGGGAATCGTAAAATGTTAA
- a CDS encoding alpha-ketoacid dehydrogenase subunit beta — protein sequence MLTAAKTKELTFIQAITDGLRTVLKEKDQVVILGEDVGKNGGVFRATDGLQEEFGEKRVFDTPLSESGLMGASIGMALNGLLPIAEIQFLGFVYPAYEQIMTHATRMRYRSKGAFTVPLVIRAPYGAGVRAPEIHSDSVEALFTHMPGIKVVCPSTPCDAKGLLISAVEDPDPVLFLEPLHLYRSVREEVPEEKYSIEIGKGRKVHEGEDVTIIAWGAMMPVAIKAAEEAEKDGITCDVIDLRTLYPIDKDIIAESVQKTGRCVIVHEAHATGGVGNDIISIINDTSFLYMKAPIERVTGADVHVPFWALEKHYLPTPARVKEAIHTVVHF from the coding sequence ATGTTAACGGCAGCGAAAACGAAAGAACTGACATTTATTCAGGCCATTACCGATGGACTACGTACTGTTCTCAAAGAAAAGGATCAAGTGGTGATACTCGGAGAAGACGTGGGAAAAAATGGCGGAGTGTTCCGTGCGACTGATGGGCTTCAGGAAGAATTTGGTGAAAAACGTGTTTTTGACACTCCACTGAGTGAATCAGGTCTGATGGGCGCTTCTATTGGGATGGCACTAAACGGACTGCTGCCCATTGCTGAAATTCAGTTTTTAGGCTTTGTTTATCCTGCTTACGAACAAATCATGACACATGCGACACGCATGCGCTACCGTTCAAAAGGAGCCTTTACAGTGCCATTAGTCATTCGGGCCCCATATGGAGCAGGTGTACGCGCACCGGAGATCCATTCAGACAGCGTGGAAGCATTATTTACCCATATGCCTGGGATCAAAGTAGTCTGTCCTTCCACCCCGTGTGACGCAAAGGGTTTGCTTATTTCAGCAGTTGAAGACCCCGATCCCGTTCTATTTTTAGAGCCGTTGCATTTATACCGTTCCGTCCGCGAAGAAGTTCCTGAAGAGAAATATAGCATTGAAATCGGAAAAGGGCGAAAAGTGCATGAAGGAGAAGACGTAACCATCATTGCTTGGGGAGCGATGATGCCAGTGGCGATAAAAGCCGCAGAAGAAGCAGAGAAAGACGGCATAACCTGCGACGTTATTGACTTGCGAACCCTTTATCCTATTGATAAAGACATCATTGCGGAATCTGTACAAAAAACAGGCCGCTGTGTGATTGTACATGAAGCCCATGCAACAGGTGGTGTCGGCAACGATATTATTTCCATTATTAATGATACATCCTTTTTATATATGAAAGCTCCGATTGAACGTGTTACGGGAGCTGACGTCCACGTCCCATTTTGGGCATTGGAAAAACACTATCTGCCGACCCCTGCTCGCGTGAAAGAAGCCATTCATACGGTCGTTCATTTTTAG
- a CDS encoding dihydrolipoamide acetyltransferase family protein — MIEVKLHDIGEGLAEGDILTYLVKKGDRVRADQPLVEVQTAKMVAELTSPVSGIVKDILIETGNTIAVGTTVLTVEASENPPAPKNSSSIKEELPSPAEKSAPQSGAISGALPAKNKLADRVKAAPYTRKFARQHQVDLKLVQGTGRAGRITVEDVYRFIENRKPDASLASNVEVSTPSSTDGRCEVKQTETIPFTGRRKQIALKMTKSLYTIPHVSHFEEIDMTALLNYRKKLKALDVNISVVAFFIKALAISLKEYPIFNAKLDEGKEVIKLEKEVHIGLATDTEEGLIVPVLRNAEKKSLRAIHAEMKDLTKKAQENKLTVKEMTGSTFTISNVGPMGSIGATPIINFPETGLMAFHKTKKMPIVNEQDEIVIRSMMNVTLAFDHRVADGGAAVAFTNRFKALIENPPLLTLELV, encoded by the coding sequence ATGATTGAAGTAAAATTGCACGATATTGGCGAGGGACTGGCCGAAGGGGATATTCTTACCTACCTTGTAAAAAAAGGCGACCGCGTCCGTGCTGATCAGCCATTGGTGGAAGTTCAAACAGCAAAAATGGTAGCAGAATTGACTTCCCCTGTTTCAGGCATTGTGAAAGATATTCTTATTGAAACAGGAAACACCATCGCTGTCGGCACTACAGTCTTGACAGTAGAAGCCAGTGAAAACCCACCTGCCCCCAAAAATAGCAGCTCTATAAAGGAGGAGCTCCCGTCCCCTGCCGAAAAGTCAGCACCACAGAGCGGAGCAATATCGGGAGCCCTGCCTGCCAAAAACAAGCTGGCCGATCGAGTAAAAGCCGCTCCTTATACTAGAAAATTTGCTAGACAGCATCAAGTAGATTTGAAGCTAGTTCAAGGCACAGGGCGAGCTGGACGGATTACAGTGGAAGATGTTTATCGTTTTATTGAAAATAGGAAACCTGATGCTTCCCTAGCATCCAATGTAGAAGTGAGTACTCCCTCATCAACAGATGGAAGATGCGAAGTAAAGCAGACTGAAACGATTCCATTTACAGGTCGTCGGAAACAGATTGCCCTGAAGATGACAAAGTCTCTTTATACGATTCCGCATGTATCTCACTTTGAAGAAATCGATATGACAGCTCTGCTGAACTATCGTAAAAAATTGAAAGCACTGGATGTAAATATATCTGTTGTGGCCTTTTTCATAAAGGCTCTAGCCATCTCATTAAAAGAGTATCCTATTTTTAACGCCAAGTTAGATGAAGGGAAAGAAGTAATTAAGCTTGAAAAAGAAGTTCATATAGGACTGGCGACTGACACGGAAGAAGGATTAATCGTTCCAGTTTTACGAAATGCTGAGAAAAAATCATTGCGTGCGATTCATGCTGAGATGAAAGACTTAACGAAAAAGGCACAGGAAAATAAGCTAACTGTAAAAGAAATGACCGGAAGCACTTTTACTATTAGCAATGTTGGCCCGATGGGCAGTATTGGAGCAACACCGATTATCAATTTTCCGGAAACTGGACTAATGGCTTTTCATAAAACGAAGAAAATGCCGATTGTCAATGAACAGGATGAGATTGTTATCCGATCGATGATGAATGTCACACTGGCCTTCGATCATCGGGTCGCTGATGGAGGAGCAGCTGTCGCTTTTACAAACCGCTTTAAGGCCCTCATTGAAAACCCTCCATTGCTTACGCTTGAACTCGTATAA
- the nhaC gene encoding Na+/H+ antiporter NhaC → MKKPSFLASMIVVLIVIAILGISILHYGVAPQIPIIISAIFVACYGLVLGAKWKELENAMAKGIFYGIPSILILCLIGILIGVWVLNGTVPTITYYGLHILSPDFFLMSAVLICAVVSVVCGSSWSTMGTIGVSLMGVAYALDISPAMTAGAIVSGAIFGDKISPLSDTTNLAAATAKVNIYEHIKHMLWTTIPSLIITLAIFTVIGLLTDRGPVDSEQISTIVRVLDREFMITPLTLLSPLLIIFLAIKRMSPIPSLVIGLVAAVLTAFYTVPNVSFGTIMSTAHNGYAADTGVEAIDNLLSIGGLSSMLFGVSLILISLAFGGIIQQVGIAHSIIEGIKKVLRSRGNVITSTVLSCLGINLTVGEQYLSIILPGQLLESAYAKVKLHPKNLSRTLEDAGTIIHPIVPWGVTGAFIMSTLNIGMEYAPYVFISMITPIIAIVYGYTGIGLAPLQEEEKETIKPVENNSQSIRKIMEG, encoded by the coding sequence ATGAAAAAACCCTCATTTTTAGCCTCGATGATCGTAGTATTGATCGTTATTGCCATACTCGGAATAAGTATTCTTCATTATGGTGTTGCACCTCAGATTCCAATTATTATTTCAGCAATTTTTGTTGCCTGTTACGGCCTTGTATTAGGTGCTAAGTGGAAAGAACTCGAGAATGCTATGGCGAAAGGGATTTTTTATGGAATCCCCTCTATCCTCATTCTTTGTTTAATTGGGATACTGATAGGTGTATGGGTGCTGAACGGAACAGTCCCAACGATTACTTATTATGGCTTGCACATCTTGTCTCCCGACTTTTTCCTCATGTCAGCTGTACTGATTTGTGCAGTTGTCTCTGTTGTCTGTGGAAGTTCATGGAGTACGATGGGAACGATTGGCGTTTCCTTGATGGGGGTTGCCTACGCTTTAGACATTTCTCCGGCAATGACAGCCGGTGCCATTGTTTCCGGTGCTATTTTTGGTGACAAAATTTCTCCTCTTTCAGATACGACTAATCTTGCAGCTGCAACAGCAAAGGTGAATATTTATGAACACATCAAACATATGTTATGGACGACCATTCCAAGTCTTATTATTACACTAGCTATATTTACTGTGATTGGATTGCTTACGGATAGAGGGCCTGTAGACAGCGAACAGATCAGCACTATTGTTCGCGTGCTGGACCGTGAATTTATGATCACACCATTGACACTGCTCTCGCCTTTATTAATCATTTTTTTGGCTATAAAGCGGATGAGCCCTATTCCATCGCTGGTCATCGGCTTAGTAGCAGCAGTTTTAACTGCATTCTATACTGTTCCCAATGTATCGTTTGGGACGATCATGTCGACAGCTCACAATGGGTATGCTGCGGATACAGGAGTAGAGGCGATTGATAATCTGCTTTCAATTGGAGGGCTAAGCAGCATGTTATTTGGCGTTTCGTTGATCCTAATATCACTTGCTTTTGGAGGGATCATTCAGCAGGTGGGGATTGCCCATTCCATTATTGAGGGGATTAAAAAAGTATTAAGAAGCAGGGGAAATGTCATTACCTCAACTGTTTTGTCATGTCTGGGAATTAACCTGACCGTTGGCGAACAATACTTATCTATCATTTTGCCTGGACAGCTGCTGGAATCAGCTTATGCAAAAGTGAAGCTTCACCCTAAAAACTTGTCGCGAACACTAGAGGACGCAGGAACCATTATCCATCCGATAGTCCCCTGGGGAGTAACTGGAGCCTTTATTATGTCCACTTTAAATATAGGAATGGAATATGCTCCCTACGTTTTTATTAGTATGATTACACCGATTATTGCCATTGTTTATGGTTATACGGGAATTGGGTTAGCACCTTTGCAGGAAGAAGAAAAAGAAACAATAAAACCAGTTGAAAACAATAGTCAATCGATAAGAAAGATAATGGAAGGTTAA